A genomic segment from Mastomys coucha isolate ucsf_1 unplaced genomic scaffold, UCSF_Mcou_1 pScaffold7, whole genome shotgun sequence encodes:
- the LOC116081838 gene encoding vomeronasal type-1 receptor 4-like, translating to MSASCIQVFLPRKEEMILKYIKKIIFPSITVLGTLGNMTISMNYMFRWWGSPEKKPIHLILIHLAFTNIILLLSKGLPKTIEAFGFRNFLDEIGCKIIVYLGRVARGLSLCTSSLLTVVQAIIISPRGSGWRRLRPKSAWHILLFFLFFWVLSALISMNLIYFITSTGLNTSQLKNSDNYCYFMLQSQEIKWIFLPLMVLRDAVFQGAMGGASGYMLFLLHKHHQHVLYLQNSKLLYRTPPELRAAQSVLLLMLCFVLFYWTDGTFSLILSLLSRDNTLMANTLEFLTLGYATFSSFVLIHREGFLVGCWHAQIEKLRKCHSHLYAQ from the coding sequence ATGTCCGCATCCTGTATACAAGTTTTTCTAcctaggaaggaagaaatgattttgaagtatattaaaaaaattattttcccctCTATAACCGTGCTTGGCACTCTGGGGAACATGACTATTTCTATGAATTATATGTTCAGATGGTGGGGAAGCCCTGAGAAGAAACCCATACACCTTATTCTCATCCACTTGGCCTTTACAAATATCATACTCCTTCTATCAAAAGGATTGCCTAAGACAATAGAAGCTTTTGGTTTTAGAAACTTTCTAGATGAAATAGGCTGTAAGATCATTGTTTACCTGGGGAGGGTGGCCCGTGGCCTCTCCCTCTGCACCAGCAGTCTTCTCACTGTGGTCCAGGCCATCATCATCAGTCCTAGAGGATCTGGGTGGAGGAGGCTCAGGCCAAAATCTGCATGGCACATTCTTctattcttcttatttttttgggTACTCAGTGCTTTAATAAGTATGAACCTAATCTATTTTATCACAAGTACAGGTCTGAATACATCACAGCTTAAGAATAGTGACAACTATTGCTATTTTATGCTCCAAAGTCaggaaataaaatggatttttctcCCTCTCATGGTCCTTCGAGATGCAGTGTTTCAGGGTGCCATGGGAGGGGCCAGTGGCTACATGTTATTTCTTCTCCACAAGCACCACCAGCATGTCCTCTACCTTCAGAACTCCAAGCTTCTCTACAGAACTCCCCCTGAGCTGAGAGCTGCTCAAAGTGTTCTCCTTCtgatgctctgttttgttttattctactgGACAGATGGTACTTTTTCCCTAATTTTAAGTCTCTTATCAAGGGACAATACATTGATGGCAAATACTCTAGAATTTCTGACCCTTGGTTATGCAACTTTTAGCTCCTTCGTGCTGATTCACAGGGAAGGGTTTCTGGTTGGTTGTTGGCATGCTCAGAtagagaaattgagaaaatgtcactCTCATTTATATGCCCAATAG